CAGGTCGGTGCGCACCTTCACGAGGAGGATCTCGCGCTGCACGGAAGCGGTGGGCTCGAGCTCGACCACCTTGAGCACCTCGACGAGCTTGTTGAGCTGCTTGGTGACCTGCTCCAGCGGCAGCTCGTCGAGGTCGACGACCACCGTCATGCGGGAGATCTCGGTGTGCTCGGTCGGACCCACCGCGAGGGAGTCGATGTTGAAGCCGCGGCGCGAGAACAGCGCGGCGATGCGGGCCAGGACGCCGGGCTTGTTCTCCACCAGCACCGACAGGGTGTGCTTGCTCATCTGCTCCCTCACTCCTCGCGGTCCCAGGTCGGCGTCATGTTCCG
This Knoellia sp. p5-6-4 DNA region includes the following protein-coding sequences:
- the ilvN gene encoding acetolactate synthase small subunit; amino-acid sequence: MSKHTLSVLVENKPGVLARIAALFSRRGFNIDSLAVGPTEHTEISRMTVVVDLDELPLEQVTKQLNKLVEVLKVVELEPTASVQREILLVKVRTDLQSRSHVLETVQLFRAKVVDVAGDALTIEVTGNRDKLNAFLEVLEPFGIKELVQSGMVAIGRGSRSITDRALRTA